From the genome of Azospirillum baldaniorum:
AAGGACAGGCCGGGCGTCCCCTTTTCCACGGCGATGCAGGAGATGCCCTTGGGACCGGGCTCGCCGGTGCGGACCATGCAGACATAGACGTCCGACGTGCCGCCGCCGGAGATGAAGGCCTTCGAGCCGTTCAGCACGTAATGGTCGCCGACCCGCTCCGCCCGCGTGCGCAGCGAGGCCGCGTCGGACCCCGCACCCGGCTCGGTCAGGCAGTAGCTGGCGAAATGCTCCATGGTCGTCAGCTTGGGCAGGAAGCGCTCACGCTGCTCCGCGTTGCCGAAGCGGTCGATCATCCAGGAGGCCATGTTGTGGATGGAGATGTAGGCCGCCGTGGATGGGCAGGCTGCCGACAGCTCCTCGAAGATCAGCGCCGCGTCCAGCCGCCCAAGGCCGGAGCCGCCGAACTCCTCCCCCACATAGATGCCGGCGAAGCCGAGTGCCGCGGCCTGTCGCAGGGTGTCGACGGGAAAGACGCTGTTCTCATCCCAGTGCGCGGCGTTCGGCGCCATTTCCTGCTGCGCGAAGTCGCGCGCCGTGTCGCGGAACGCCTGCTGCTCCTCCGAAAGCGCAAAATCCATGCGCATCCTCCCCAGAACCGCAGTGGCCCGGAGTCCATGGCGGATCTCCGGTTCTCATTGTTGGGTGGAAGGACTATCATGCTGGATACGCGCTGTCCATCTCTTGTATACACAGACAGGAGCGGCGGAAGGCCGCGGACGAGGAAGGGGACACGCTCGGGATGAGCGACCGGATTGCCGCCAGCAAGACCACCGATAAGGGTGCCACCCGCGCCGACGAGGTGCGGCTCGCCATTGAGGAAGACATCTTCCTGGGCCGGCTGCGCCCCGGAACGCGGCTGGACGAGGAAAGCCTCGCCCAGCGCTTCAACATCTCCCGCACCCCGATCCGCGAGGCGATCCTCCAACTTGTCCATGCCGGGCTGGTGGAGAAGCAGCCGCGACAGGGGGCGGTGGTCGCCCCGCTGAAGCTGCACCGCATGGTGCAGATGTTCGAGGTGATGTCGGAAATCGAGGGGCTGTGCGCCCGATTCGCCGCCCGCCGCATGTCGGAGGAGGAGAAGCAGGCCCTGAAACGCCTGCACGACACCTCGAAAGCGTATATGGAGGCGCGGGAGCTGGACGCTTACTACGCGGTCAACCGCTCCTTCCACGAGGCGGTCCAGGCGGGCAGTCACAACGAGCCGCTGCAGGAGATCGCGCGGGGCCTGTTCGCCCGGCTGGCCCCCTACCGCCGCTACCAGCTCAACCACCCTTACCGCGTCAAGGACAGCTTCACGGAGCATGACGACGTGGTGGAGGCGATCCTCGCCGGCGACCCGGAGGCCGCCTACGCCGCCATGCGACGCCACGTGACCATCCAGATCGACATCTTCACCGAGTTCGTGTCCATCATGGGCGGAAACGAAATACAATAGGCGGCTATTACGTATACAAAGATGTGGTCCACGGCATGCGCCTGTGCTAAACCCTGGGCACCGGATCACCGGGTGCATGGAGGGAATCACGATGTCCGACGTGAGTGGCAATGTGGGTGGCAATCTGTTCGAGCTGTTCCGTTCCCGCTTTCCGGCGGACCGCAGCCGCCCCTTCGCTGAAACCGAGCCCGGCACGGACAACGCCCGCACCGTCACCTACGGCGATCTCGAAGCCCTGACCGGCCGCTACGCCAACCTGCTCGCCGACCTCGGCCTGAAGAAGGGCGACCGGGTTGCCGTGCAGGTGGAGAAGTCGGTCGAGAACATCATCCTCTACCTCGCCACCGTGCGGGCGGGCGGCGTCTTCCTGCCGCTGAACCCGGCCTACACGAAGGCCGAGGTCGAGTATTTCCTCACCGACGCCGAGCCGCACGTCTTCGTCGCCCGCCCCGAATCAGCGGACGCGCTGCGCGAAGTTGCCGACAAGGCCAAGGTCGCCCATCTGCTGACGCTTGGCACCCATGGCGAGGGCACCCTGCCGGAGCAGGCCGCCGGCAAGGGCACGGACTTCACGACCGTCCCGGCCGAGGCCGACGATCTCGCCGCGATCCTCTACACCTCCGGCACCACCGGGCGGTCGAAGGGTGCGATGATGAGCCACCGCAACCTCGGCTCCAACGCGCTGACGCTGCACAAATACTGGGGCTTCCAGCCGGACGACGTGCTGCTGCACGCCCTGCCGATCTTCCACACGCACGGCCTGTTCGTGGCGACCAACTGCGTGCTGCTGAACGGCTCCTCCATGCTGTTCCTGCCGAAGTTCGACGCCGAGCAGGTGATGGGGCTGCTGCCGCGCGCCACGGTGATGATGGGTGTGCCGACCTTCTACACCCGCCTGCTCGCCCATCCCGGCCTGACGCGCGAGGCGACGGCGCATATGCGCCTGTTCGTCTCCGGCTCGGCGCCGCTGCTCGCCGACACACACAAGGAGTTCTCCGCCCGCACCGGCCACGCGATCCTGGAGCGCTACGGCATGACGGAGACCGGCATGCTGACCTCCAACCCGCTGGACGGCGACCGCATCCCCGGCACGGTCGGCTTCCCGCTGCCCGAGGTGTCCGTGCGCGTCGTCAACCCGGAGACTGGTGCCAGCCTCGGCACCGACGAGATCGGCATCATCGAGGTGGCCGGGCCGAACGTCTTCTCCGGCTACTGGCGGATGCCCGAGAAGACGACGCAGGAGATCAAACCGGACGGCTTCTTCATCACCGGCGACGTCGGCAAGGTGGACGGGCGCGGTTATGTCCACATCGTCGGGCGGGCCAAGGACCTCATCATCTCCGGCGGCTTCAACGTCTATCCGAAGGAGGTCGAGACGGTCATCGACGGCATCGACGGCGTCGTCGAATCGGCGGTGGTCGGCGTGCCGCATCCCGACTTCGGCGAGGCGGTGACCGCCGTCGTGCTGCGCAAGCCCGGCAGCGCCACCCCGGACGAGGCCGCGGTGATCGCCGTCTGCAAGGAGCAGCTCGCCAACTTCAAGGTGCCCAAGCGCGTCTTCTTCATGGACGAGCTGCCGCGCAACGCCATGGGCAAGGTGCAGAAGAACCTGCTGCGCGACGCCCACAAGGACCTGTTCACCGCGGCAAAGGCGCGCTGAGGCGCGCCGGGCTTTCCTTCTCCGGCCAAATCCGGATAAGGTTCGGCGCTGTTTCCACCCGCCGGATTCTGGACAGGCCAACGGCGAATCGATACGCTGCCGTATGGTCTCCGGAGTGTTGCCGATGGAAGCGAAGACGCTGAACCGCGAATCCTGGCTGTCCGCCGCCTTTTCCGCCCTGGCGGAGGGCGGCGTCGAGCAGGTGCGGGTCGAGCTTCTGGCCAAGCGGCTGAAGGTGACCAAGGGCAGCTTCTACTGGCACTTCCGCGACCGGATGGAGCTGGTGGAGGCGATGCTGGAAGGCTGGAAGACCGGCCGCATCGAGGCGATCAAGGCGCAGACCCGCCTGGACGGCCGCACGCCCGCCGAAGGGCTGCGCTACGTGCTGTCGCTGTATGGCGGCAGCAGCAACCCGCGCGGCATCGCCATCGAACTGGCGATGCGCGACTGGGCGCGCCGGGACCCCCGCGCGTCCGAGATCGTGGCGGAGGTCGACCGCGAACGTCTGCGCTGCGTGTCGGACCTGTTCGCCGGCCTGGGACTGGACCCCGACGACGCCTTCGCGCGGGCGTATCTGTTCTACTCGTTCATCTTCGGGGAAGGGCTGCTGGCCCGCTCCGCGGCACCGGACCGGTTCGAGAGGGCGCGGGACATCTGCGGGAAGGTGCTGGTGCCGGAGGGAGTGTAGGCGCGTTGCCCCCACCCTTCCCACGGCTTCGCCGCGGGCCCCTTCCCTCCCCCGCTTCGCAATGGAGGGAGTTCATCCCCTCCCCTGCGACAGCGGGGGAGGGTCAGGGAGGGGGCAAGCGTCGCCCCATCCGCAAGTTACGTCCCCGTCCCGCGCACCGGCGCGAAGGGCAGGCCCGCGTGATCCAGCGCACGGTCGATCACCTCGTCCGACGCGCCGTCGAACAGTTGCAGCAGCAGGTCGTCCACCACCCACTCGTTCGTCGGGGTCAGGGCGGCGAACAGGTCGGCCATGACCTCCGCCTGGAAATCGTCGCGGCGGTTGTCGCTGCCCTCGTAGCCCATGCGCTTGGCGGTGGCGATCGCCACTTGGAAGGGTGGCACCAGGACCGGCGCGACCGACGCCCTTTTCAGCACCGCCCGCAGCCCCAGCGCCCCGTCATCCCAGGCCAGCTTGCGGGCGTTCTCCGCCGGAATGCCGGCCTTGGCTCCCAGCCCCGCCGCGAACAGCGCGACGTCGCCCGCGCACAGCACGCGGAACAGCAGCGCCGCGGTGAAGCGCCCGTTGGCGTGCAGCCAGCGGGCCACCGCCTCCACATCCTCGTCGCCGCGCAGCGCCGGGCGCAGCAGCCGCAGCGTTGCCGACTCGCGTCCGCGGTTGGCCAGCCGGTCCACCAGATCCTTGGACAGGCCATGGCTGTGGGCCAGCGTGGCGCGCATCGCGTCGGACACGAAGGCGATCAGCCGCTCCACCACGGCCAGCGGCAGGCCGGGGCGGGTCGCCGCGGCCTCACTGACCATGCGCACGCGGCCGAAGCGGTCCAAGGCCCGGTGCAGCGCCGGCTCCGCCAGCTCCGCGCCGGGGTTGCGCAGCAGAGCGGTCACCACCGCGACGTTGCCGGTCTCGACGACGGCCCCGGCCACCCGCGCCGACACGGTGTGACGGTTGGCGACGGCCATATGCTTGCCGGCGTCGGGGTCGGACAGCACATCGAGCAGCAATTCGTCGCTGAGGCTTCCGGCGTCGCGCAGGATCGGGAAGGCCACGCGGGCCACGTCCTTCACCAGCCGTTCGGCCAGCTCCGCGGTCAGCATGGCGTTGTTGCGGATCTGCCAGGCCACCGCCTCGCGCACCGCGACCTGGGCGTCGGCGGCGAAGCAGTGCATGACCTCCAGCGCCAGCGACCGTTCGGCGTCGGTCAGCCCGCCTTTCTCCAGATCGCCGGCCAGCTTCTGCATCGTGTCGATGCGGGCCTCCGCCGACGAGGATTCGAGCAGGCGCTCGACGTCGCGGATGGACAGGGATGAGTCGGTCATGTGCGGATGCCTGCGGGTGGGAGATGCATAAGGCTGTTCAGTCGAGTCCCTTAGTCGGGCCACTCAATCGAGTCCCTGCCCGGCGTACCGGACCATGTCGCCCCAGATGCGGTCGAGCCGGCGCAGCGTGCGGTAGGCGGCCTTCAGGTCGGCCGCCTCCGCCTCGTTGCGCACCAGCGCCGTGGCCTGCACCTGCTCCAGCTTGAACAGATCGTCGCGCAGCGTCCGACCCTTGTCGGTCAGACGCAGGCGGGCCGTGCGGCGGTCGCGCTGGCTGGCGCCGCGGTCGATGTAGCCGGCCTCAACCAGAATTTTCAGACTGTAGGAGGCGTTGGACCCCAGGTAATAGCCACGCTCCATCAGGTCGCGGACCGACGGCTCGTCGTCGCCGATCAGCATGACCATCAGCGCCTGAACCGGCCCGATGTCGTCGACGCCCTGCCGCAGAAGGCCGGCCCGCACGACGTCCAGGAACCGGCGGTGCATCCGCTCGATCAGCCGGGCCAGCCCGTGATACTCGGCCAGTTCCGCCGCATCGATGGCATCCGGCTTGTCTTGGGCCGGCTTGGATTCGGCGCCCGCCCGGCGCTGCGTACTCATCCCTCGTCTCTCCGTCACTCGG
Proteins encoded in this window:
- a CDS encoding isobutyryl-CoA dehydrogenase; protein product: MDFALSEEQQAFRDTARDFAQQEMAPNAAHWDENSVFPVDTLRQAAALGFAGIYVGEEFGGSGLGRLDAALIFEELSAACPSTAAYISIHNMASWMIDRFGNAEQRERFLPKLTTMEHFASYCLTEPGAGSDAASLRTRAERVGDHYVLNGSKAFISGGGTSDVYVCMVRTGEPGPKGISCIAVEKGTPGLSFGKQEHKLGWKSQPTSAVIFENCRVPVANRIGEEGEGFRIAMKGLDGGRLNIAACSVGGARFCLEQAVAYTTERKQFGKPLNAFQALQFKLADMATELDAARLMLHRAAASLDAGSPEATAHCAMAKRFATDAGFQVVNEALQLHGGYGYIKEYPIERIFRDLRVHQILEGTNEIMRVIIARHLTGG
- a CDS encoding GntR family transcriptional regulator, which codes for MSDRIAASKTTDKGATRADEVRLAIEEDIFLGRLRPGTRLDEESLAQRFNISRTPIREAILQLVHAGLVEKQPRQGAVVAPLKLHRMVQMFEVMSEIEGLCARFAARRMSEEEKQALKRLHDTSKAYMEARELDAYYAVNRSFHEAVQAGSHNEPLQEIARGLFARLAPYRRYQLNHPYRVKDSFTEHDDVVEAILAGDPEAAYAAMRRHVTIQIDIFTEFVSIMGGNEIQ
- a CDS encoding malonate--CoA ligase — protein: MSDVSGNVGGNLFELFRSRFPADRSRPFAETEPGTDNARTVTYGDLEALTGRYANLLADLGLKKGDRVAVQVEKSVENIILYLATVRAGGVFLPLNPAYTKAEVEYFLTDAEPHVFVARPESADALREVADKAKVAHLLTLGTHGEGTLPEQAAGKGTDFTTVPAEADDLAAILYTSGTTGRSKGAMMSHRNLGSNALTLHKYWGFQPDDVLLHALPIFHTHGLFVATNCVLLNGSSMLFLPKFDAEQVMGLLPRATVMMGVPTFYTRLLAHPGLTREATAHMRLFVSGSAPLLADTHKEFSARTGHAILERYGMTETGMLTSNPLDGDRIPGTVGFPLPEVSVRVVNPETGASLGTDEIGIIEVAGPNVFSGYWRMPEKTTQEIKPDGFFITGDVGKVDGRGYVHIVGRAKDLIISGGFNVYPKEVETVIDGIDGVVESAVVGVPHPDFGEAVTAVVLRKPGSATPDEAAVIAVCKEQLANFKVPKRVFFMDELPRNAMGKVQKNLLRDAHKDLFTAAKAR
- a CDS encoding TetR/AcrR family transcriptional regulator; translated protein: MEAKTLNRESWLSAAFSALAEGGVEQVRVELLAKRLKVTKGSFYWHFRDRMELVEAMLEGWKTGRIEAIKAQTRLDGRTPAEGLRYVLSLYGGSSNPRGIAIELAMRDWARRDPRASEIVAEVDRERLRCVSDLFAGLGLDPDDAFARAYLFYSFIFGEGLLARSAAPDRFERARDICGKVLVPEGV
- a CDS encoding DUF2336 domain-containing protein, whose amino-acid sequence is MTDSSLSIRDVERLLESSSAEARIDTMQKLAGDLEKGGLTDAERSLALEVMHCFAADAQVAVREAVAWQIRNNAMLTAELAERLVKDVARVAFPILRDAGSLSDELLLDVLSDPDAGKHMAVANRHTVSARVAGAVVETGNVAVVTALLRNPGAELAEPALHRALDRFGRVRMVSEAAATRPGLPLAVVERLIAFVSDAMRATLAHSHGLSKDLVDRLANRGRESATLRLLRPALRGDEDVEAVARWLHANGRFTAALLFRVLCAGDVALFAAGLGAKAGIPAENARKLAWDDGALGLRAVLKRASVAPVLVPPFQVAIATAKRMGYEGSDNRRDDFQAEVMADLFAALTPTNEWVVDDLLLQLFDGASDEVIDRALDHAGLPFAPVRGTGT
- a CDS encoding MarR family winged helix-turn-helix transcriptional regulator: MSTQRRAGAESKPAQDKPDAIDAAELAEYHGLARLIERMHRRFLDVVRAGLLRQGVDDIGPVQALMVMLIGDDEPSVRDLMERGYYLGSNASYSLKILVEAGYIDRGASQRDRRTARLRLTDKGRTLRDDLFKLEQVQATALVRNEAEAADLKAAYRTLRRLDRIWGDMVRYAGQGLD